A portion of the Flavobacterium limnophilum genome contains these proteins:
- a CDS encoding tetratricopeptide repeat protein has product MKKLLYLALLIPFITFAQRNYLDEGNKLLSQDKNKEAEELFKEAIKSEKNNLVYQTQLGLALTNQGKYSEAEKQLDKVLSKEPNNTGALWYSGINNFQNGNNFRKAIMYFEKAYPLIADTSPQFFAVNFFIAKSYRNLLYTEGLTYDETSRMLETSKEYVKLQPDATDAAQFSAFIKYVEENRFPPNVKIWRVIKGN; this is encoded by the coding sequence ATGAAAAAACTTCTATATCTCGCACTATTAATCCCATTCATAACCTTTGCACAGCGCAACTACCTCGACGAAGGAAACAAACTATTGAGTCAAGATAAAAACAAGGAAGCGGAGGAACTCTTCAAAGAAGCCATAAAATCAGAAAAAAACAATCTAGTATATCAAACCCAACTTGGATTAGCTTTGACCAATCAAGGGAAATACAGCGAAGCCGAAAAGCAGCTGGATAAAGTCTTGTCCAAAGAACCAAACAACACCGGAGCACTTTGGTATTCAGGAATTAATAATTTTCAAAATGGAAATAACTTTAGAAAAGCGATAATGTATTTCGAAAAAGCATATCCTCTAATTGCCGACACTTCACCCCAGTTTTTCGCGGTCAATTTCTTTATTGCAAAATCATACAGAAACTTGCTCTATACCGAAGGTCTAACCTACGATGAAACAAGCCGAATGCTGGAAACTTCAAAAGAATATGTAAAACTGCAACCAGACGCAACCGATGCAGCCCAATTTTCTGCTTTCATAAAATATGTAGAAGAAAATCGATTCCCGCCAAATGTAAAAATTTGGAGAGTCATAAAAGGAAACTAA